In Erythrolamprus reginae isolate rEryReg1 chromosome 10, rEryReg1.hap1, whole genome shotgun sequence, one DNA window encodes the following:
- the TMEM116 gene encoding transmembrane protein 116 isoform X2: MGFFGPGEVPWELLLPQDSRWGQFFAVVHWIQAVTATLSIMGSSSIIGYTIFQNTARSPEVRPLVYLSLSDLFLGFWWLTGALLDSSEASHPTGKGDICYNLQVTGQVSKYSNHLGRIGILLSSLIPIFLMVPVLGLGNHFHCPQNFTTEHGCLLLHIGDMLSTESRQVTCFVLHLYSTGVFLVSFMVSFLAILTLLVRARMLYKRFVNSMGYVGDQQWAMLKVVEHAVVLYPVVFLCCWGPAFILGIVKLTPMDNVSAYMALYVLEALTASSQGFLNCLVYGWTQHMFHCVKRKACRDIDTQTPLLRSQKRFYASTLPAHSQTGAKPPSPATTTVL; the protein is encoded by the exons ATGGGCTTCTTTGGCCCTGGGGAGGTCCCTTGGGAGCTTCTCCTGCCCCAAGATTCCAGGTGGGGTCAG TTTTTTGCTGTCGTCCACTGGATCCAAGCTGTCACGGCTACTTTGAG TATCATGGGGTCGAGCTCAATTATCGGCTACACCATATTCCAGAACACGGCCAGATCCCCCGAG GTGCGCCCTCTTGTCTACCTGAGCCTCTCCGATCTCTTTCTGGGGTTCTGGTGGCTCACGGGGGCCCTTCTCGACAGCAGCGAAGCATCCCACCCCACTGGAAAAGGCGACATCTGCTACAACTTGCAAGTCACCGGACAG GTGTCGAAGTATTCCAATCACCTTGGCCGCATAGGGATCCTCCTCTCCAG TCTCATCCCGATATTCCTGATGGTGCCTGTTTTGGGGCTAGGCAACCACTTCCACTGCCCCCAGAACTTCACCACAGAACATGG GTGCCTCCTGTTGCACATAGGGGACATGCTCAGCACCGAATCTCGGCAGGTGACCTGCTTCGTGTTGCATCTGTATAGCACTGGAGTTTTCCTGGTCTCGTTTATGGTCAGCTTCCTGGCGATTCTG ACTTTGCTCGTCCGAGCCCGGATGCTGTACAAGCGGTTTGTGAACTCCATGGGCTACGTCGGCGACCAACAGTGGGCGATGCTGAAGGTGGTCGAGCACGCCGTGGTTCTGTACCCCGTGGTGTTTCTCTGCTGCTGGGGGCCAG CCTTTATCCTCGGGATAGTCAAGCTGACACCTATGGACAACGTCAGTGCTTACATGGCCCTTTACGTTCTAGAG GCCCTGACCGCGTCGTCCCAGGGGTTCCTGAACTGCCTGGTTTACGGCTGGACGCAGCACATGTTCCACTGCGTGAAGCGCAAGGCTTGCCGCGATATCGACACCCAGACGCCCCTCCTGCGTTCCCAGAAGAGGTTCTATGCCAGCACCCTCCCGGCCCACTCCCAGACGGGCGCTAAGCCCCCCTCTCCTGCCACCACCACCGTGTTATGA
- the TMEM116 gene encoding transmembrane protein 116 isoform X1, translating to MGFFGPGEVPWELLLPQDSRWGQFFAVVHWIQAVTATLSIMGSSSIIGYTIFQNTARSPEVRPLVYLSLSDLFLGFWWLTGALLDSSEASHPTGKGDICYNLQVTGQIFYIASFLYTVNYTWQLYMDLKGKFNQHLHSQMPQVSKYSNHLGRIGILLSSLIPIFLMVPVLGLGNHFHCPQNFTTEHGCLLLHIGDMLSTESRQVTCFVLHLYSTGVFLVSFMVSFLAILTLLVRARMLYKRFVNSMGYVGDQQWAMLKVVEHAVVLYPVVFLCCWGPAFILGIVKLTPMDNVSAYMALYVLEALTASSQGFLNCLVYGWTQHMFHCVKRKACRDIDTQTPLLRSQKRFYASTLPAHSQTGAKPPSPATTTVL from the exons ATGGGCTTCTTTGGCCCTGGGGAGGTCCCTTGGGAGCTTCTCCTGCCCCAAGATTCCAGGTGGGGTCAG TTTTTTGCTGTCGTCCACTGGATCCAAGCTGTCACGGCTACTTTGAG TATCATGGGGTCGAGCTCAATTATCGGCTACACCATATTCCAGAACACGGCCAGATCCCCCGAG GTGCGCCCTCTTGTCTACCTGAGCCTCTCCGATCTCTTTCTGGGGTTCTGGTGGCTCACGGGGGCCCTTCTCGACAGCAGCGAAGCATCCCACCCCACTGGAAAAGGCGACATCTGCTACAACTTGCAAGTCACCGGACAG ATCTTCTATATTGCCTCTTTCCTGTACACCGTTAATTACACCTGGCAGCTTTACATGGATTTGAAAGGGAAATTCAACCAGCACTTACATAGCCAGATGCCACAG GTGTCGAAGTATTCCAATCACCTTGGCCGCATAGGGATCCTCCTCTCCAG TCTCATCCCGATATTCCTGATGGTGCCTGTTTTGGGGCTAGGCAACCACTTCCACTGCCCCCAGAACTTCACCACAGAACATGG GTGCCTCCTGTTGCACATAGGGGACATGCTCAGCACCGAATCTCGGCAGGTGACCTGCTTCGTGTTGCATCTGTATAGCACTGGAGTTTTCCTGGTCTCGTTTATGGTCAGCTTCCTGGCGATTCTG ACTTTGCTCGTCCGAGCCCGGATGCTGTACAAGCGGTTTGTGAACTCCATGGGCTACGTCGGCGACCAACAGTGGGCGATGCTGAAGGTGGTCGAGCACGCCGTGGTTCTGTACCCCGTGGTGTTTCTCTGCTGCTGGGGGCCAG CCTTTATCCTCGGGATAGTCAAGCTGACACCTATGGACAACGTCAGTGCTTACATGGCCCTTTACGTTCTAGAG GCCCTGACCGCGTCGTCCCAGGGGTTCCTGAACTGCCTGGTTTACGGCTGGACGCAGCACATGTTCCACTGCGTGAAGCGCAAGGCTTGCCGCGATATCGACACCCAGACGCCCCTCCTGCGTTCCCAGAAGAGGTTCTATGCCAGCACCCTCCCGGCCCACTCCCAGACGGGCGCTAAGCCCCCCTCTCCTGCCACCACCACCGTGTTATGA